From the genome of Bacteroidia bacterium:
AGCAGATCCGAATAAATCTAAAATGAAAATCCCCGATTTAAAAGAAGAAGATATTGTGTTGTTGGAAAAAGAAATGGATGCGATTAATGAAACACTTCCTCCCATAAAACATTTTATTTTGCCTGGCGGACATACCACTGTTTCCTTTTGCCACCTGGCGAGATGTGTTTGTCGCCGTGCCGAAAGATGCACCATTGAACTTGCCGAAACCGAATTTGTTGCCGATTTAGTCATTAAATACCTCAACCGTTTGTCGGATTACCTGTTTGTACTTTCTAGAAAATTAGGGCAAGAGTTAAAAATAAACGAAACTCCTTGGAAACCAAGGATGTAAAATTTTCACGTTTGTTTTGATACAAAAAATAAATTTTTACTTTTGCAAAAAATTAAAAACCCGTTATCGAAAAATAATGGATAAAATATTTTTGATTGCATTATTTTCATAAAAATAAAAAACAATATGTACTGGACATTAGAATTAGCATCCAATTTAGAAGACGCGCCTTGGCCTGCAACGAAGGACGAGTTGATTGATTTTGCCATTCGCTCTGGTGCGCCCATGGAAGTAATTGAAAATCTTCAAGAAATTGAAGACGAAGGTGAATCCTATGAAAACATTGAGGAAATTTGGCCCGATTATCCAACCAAAGAAGATTTCTTTTTTAACGAAGACGAGTATTAGTCTTGCATAAAGCGAAATAAAAAGGCTCTGAAAAAATATTTTTTCAGAGCCTTTTTTTACGATACAAAAAATTAATCACTGTCTTTTTCTTGCACAAAATTACCTTTATCATCAAAAATAATATCCTTGCCCTTTACTTCGGCTTCGTACGTTACTTTGTTGTTGGCATCTGTAATTTTCGATGTTTCTGTAATTTTCATACCAGCACGATTTTTCGCTAAATAATCTTTAGCCGTTTTTGGAAAATCAGCCATTGTAACTGCTCTTTCCGTTTCCAACACATTACCTTGTGCATCAAAAAGTACAGAAGTGCTCACCGCTTTGTACGAAAATTCAGCTTCGTAATTTGCACCTTCTTTTCCCCATTTTACTTTTGTAACATCATGGTAAATTGATTGGAATTTTGTTTTTACCAATTGCGGAACTTCTGTTCCTCTTGCCCAAACAGCAGCACCTGTGATGCCGATGAATGCCATCGCTAAAATAATTTTTTTCATGTTTTTCAGTTTTTTTTATTTGATTTTGGAACAAACTTAAAAACAGAATTTGGATTCTTTTTGGAGCGATACACTCCTCTAAAATGAGTTCGAAAAAGAGCCCTTCGAAAAAATATTTTTTTGAAGCTGCTTTTTTATACTTTTGTTTTTCTTTATAATAAGAGATAGCGGCACAATGGCTAAACCAATTTCGAAAAAACAAGTACGAAAAATAAATCCGACGAAAAGCGGAAGTAAAAACTTGCAGCCAGCCAGTAAATTATTTGAATCCATCGAAAATTGGTTGATAAAACGCGATAAAAAATTATTTTTTGGAATCGCTTTTTTATGTTTGATTTTTTCTGTGTTGTTGTTTCAAGC
Proteins encoded in this window:
- a CDS encoding cob(I)yrinic acid a,c-diamide adenosyltransferase translates to MKIYTKTGDKGQTSLIGGTRVPKNNVRIQAYGTVDELNSFIGLVRDQITEEHTQKLLIEIQDRLFTIGSSLAADPNKSKMKIPDLKEEDIVLLEKEMDAINETLPPIKHFILPGGHTTVSFCHLARCVCRRAERCTIELAETEFVADLVIKYLNRLSDYLFVLSRKLGQELKINETPWKPRM
- a CDS encoding DUF2795 domain-containing protein, which translates into the protein MYWTLELASNLEDAPWPATKDELIDFAIRSGAPMEVIENLQEIEDEGESYENIEEIWPDYPTKEDFFFNEDEY
- a CDS encoding PepSY-like domain-containing protein; protein product: MKKIILAMAFIGITGAAVWARGTEVPQLVKTKFQSIYHDVTKVKWGKEGANYEAEFSYKAVSTSVLFDAQGNVLETERAVTMADFPKTAKDYLAKNRAGMKITETSKITDANNKVTYEAEVKGKDIIFDDKGNFVQEKDSD